The Megalops cyprinoides isolate fMegCyp1 chromosome 9, fMegCyp1.pri, whole genome shotgun sequence genome has a window encoding:
- the ankk1 gene encoding ankyrin repeat and protein kinase domain-containing protein 1, protein MDPSASAGLEKFRHFEKGDFEADWVKVAEKSFGRVYKVKLKLWRETCALKRFSGTANYRRVIEEVSKMEKMKFNYILSIYGVCSDPPAVVMEFMSGGSLDTLLCSHALMWPKKFQMIHEVTMGMNFLHSMTPPLLHLNLKPANILLNEHLHVKISDFGLIKWEECANKTEFIEHLTLRGNLSYIPPETFTQCTEPPGTKYDVYSFAIVVWEILTQKKPYPGANMMAVLMRVSSGKRPSVEKVPDDKPPECEEMIELMQRCWQQHSNDRPPFSETIRETEALSEVLKIPDVLQACNEVERSHKLAYATLSRLTRETKAETPPDSGEESSLNHVIGLLSRKDFENFRKAVRREHVSAECGEGYSLLHYAAASGDPESVQSVLGLGAAGDSQNAKGYTALIVAVLRGFYDVCSVLVKGGVDANLADGDRWTPLHFAAQNGDDRIARLLLENGATAGVAERDGWTPLHLAAQNGHEGVMRVLLPRSIAVDDQEKDGRTALHLASSYGHLKIAQLLLNHGADANLTEHAGCHALHLAAEEGHFRLAKLLIEGGAEVNRTDQRSYSALHWAALKGHTSICRLLLNRGAEANGRTQQGWTPLHLAALKGHPNIALLLEEHHGSVNAQGENGWTPLHLACHHSQEEAVSVLLTAGADPCVAEDRGWMPLHLACNSGSFPSVLQLISHGADVNAQNASGATPAHLAALNGSVPIIKALLLNGARKDIPDSRGSTARAVAQKAQKDEVVQLLEADSPS, encoded by the exons ATGGATCCATCCGCTAGCGCAGGCCTGGAGAAGTTCAGGCACTTCGAGAAAGGTGACTTTGAGGCCGACTGGGTGAAGGTGGCGGAGAAGAGCTTCGGACGGGTTTACAAAGTGAAGCTGAAGCTCTGGAGGGAAACGTGTGCCCTCAAACGCTTCTCCGGCACCGCCAACTACAG GAGGGTGATCGAAGAGGTGTCCAAGATGGAGAAGATGAAGTTTAATTACATCCTGTCGATCTACGGGGTGTGCAGCGACCCCCCCGCGGTGGTGATGGAGTTCATGAGCGGTGGCTCTCTGGACACCCTCCTCTGCAGCCACGCCCTCATGTGGCCCAAGAAGTTCCAGATGATCCACGAGGTCACCATGGGGATGAACTTCCTGCACAGCATGACCCCACCGCTGCTGCACCTCAACCTGAAGCCGGCCAACATCCTGCTGAACGAGCACCTGCACGTCAAG ATTTCCGATTTCGGATTGATTAAATGGGAGGAGTGTGCCAACAAGACGGAGTTCATCGAGCACCTGACTCTGAGAGGAAACCTGAGCTACATTCCCCCAGAGACATTCACTCAGTGCACGGAACCTCCCGGAACCAAATATGATGTGTACAG CTTTGCCATTGTAGTGTGGGAGATACTGACGCAGAAGAAACCTTACCCAG GGGCCAACATGATGGCCGTGTTAATGAGGGTGTCATCCGGGAAACGGCCGAGCGTGGAGAAGGTTCCGGACGACAAGCCGCCGGAATGCGAGGAGATGATCGAGCTGATGCAGCGGTGCTGGCAGCAGCATTCCAACGACCGGCCTCCTTTCTCAG AAACCATCAGAGAAACAGAAGCGCTAAGCGAAGTTTTAAAGATACCCGATGTCCTCCAGGCCTGTAATGAAGTGGAACGGTCTCACAAACTGGCGTACGCCACGCTGTCCCGTCTCACCAGG GAAACCAAGGCTGAAACGCCACCTGATTCAG GAGAGGAAAGCTCCCTGAATCATGTCATCGGTTTACTGTCAAGAAAGGATTTTGAGAATTTCAGGAAGGCAGTGAGGAGGGAGCATGTTTCGGCGGAGTGTGGAGAAGGCTATTCCCTCCTCCATTATGCTGCGGCCAGTGGGGACCCAGAGTCTGTGCAGTCCGTGCTTGGCCTGGGCGCGGCAGGGGACTCCCAGAACGCCAAAGGATACACGGCACTGATCGTGGCGGTGCTGCGCGGCTTCTACGACGTCTGCTCCGTGCTGGTGAAGGGCGGGGTCGACGCCAACCTGGCGGACGGCGACCGCTGGACGCCGCTGCACTTTGCCGCGCAGAACGGCGATGACAGGATTGCCCGGCTGCTGCTGGAGAACGGGGCGACGGCGGGCGTGGCGGAGAGGGACGGGTGGACACCCCTGCACCTGGCAGCGCAGAACGGCCACGAGGGCGTGATGCGGGTCCTGCTGCCGCGCTCCATTGCCGTCGACGACCAGGAGAAGGATGGCAGGACGGCCCTGCACCTGGCCTCCTCGTACGGCCACCTGAAGATCGCGCAGCTGCTGCTGAACCACGGTGCCGACGCCAACCTGACGGAGCACGCGGGCTGCCACGCCCTGCACCTGGCTGCCGAGGAGGGCCACTTCCGCTTGGCCAAGCTGCTGATCGAGGGCGGGGCCGAGGTCAACCGCACAGACCAGCGGAGCTACAGCGCCCTCCACTGGGCGGCTCTGAAAGGACACACCAGCATCTGCAGGCTGCTGCTGAACCGGGGGGCGGAGGCCAACGGCAGGACCCAGCAGGGCTGGACGCCGCTGCACCTGGCGGCGCTGAAGGGACACCCCAACATCGCTCTGCTCCTGGAGGAGCACCATGGCTCCGTCAACGCGCAGGGTGAGAACGGCTGGACCCCCCTGCACCTCGCCTGCCACCACAGCCAGGAGGAGGCGGTATCGGTGCTGCTGACGGCAGGAGCCGACCCCTGCGTGGCCGAAGACAGGGGCTGGATGCCCCTCCACCTGGCCTGCAACAGCGGCAGCTTCCCCAGCGTCCTGCAGCTCATCTCCCACGGAGCCGACGTCAACGCGCAGAACGCCAGCGGGGCCACGCCCGCGCACCTCGCCGCCCTCAACGGCAGCGTCCCCATCATCAAAGCCCTGCTGCTGAACGGGGCGCGGAAAGACATCCcagacagcagggggagcaCTGCCAGGGCTGTGGCACAGAAGGCCCAGAAGGATGAGGtggtgcagctgctggaggCTGACAGCCCCAGCTGA